Proteins encoded within one genomic window of Acinetobacter sp. WCHA55:
- a CDS encoding STAS domain-containing protein, with protein sequence MINFSNQEMQLSGQITYDNAESYYQQGLKVMQSQSYPVVVNLAQLEHGSTLALAVLVRWLRQTPNAHSLHFKAVPEKMMKIIQACHLQDDLKLIP encoded by the coding sequence GTGATTAACTTTAGCAATCAGGAAATGCAGCTTTCAGGTCAGATTACCTATGACAATGCTGAAAGCTACTATCAACAAGGTTTGAAGGTGATGCAGTCACAGTCTTATCCTGTGGTGGTGAATTTGGCCCAGCTTGAGCATGGTAGTACATTGGCACTGGCGGTTTTAGTACGTTGGTTGCGTCAAACACCAAATGCGCACAGTTTGCATTTTAAAGCTGTGCCTGAAAAAATGATGAAAATCATTCAAGCCTGTCATTTACAGGATGATCTCAAGTTAATCCCTTAA
- a CDS encoding inositol monophosphatase family protein: protein MEPMVVMAARAAQLVGQELLKAHQNRHKLDLQVEEKGIDGPVTRVDRYLEQLAIDTLRKSYKNHSFLGEEFGFQEGKGHDADWCWIIDPLDGTLNFINGVPHFCISIAVQHKGITQHGVIYDPVKDELFSASRGRGAMMNQRRIRVNVKDSLENTFMSVGHAYRAKRNGEVISYAKNHFESLLNVTEAGAQYRRTGSAALDLAYVAAGRFDAYFELGLKPWDIAAGELIVKEAGGTVVDARGGSESMENGQVLACSMKLLKPLMKAVVPAWGEAAK, encoded by the coding sequence ATGGAACCTATGGTGGTGATGGCTGCGCGTGCGGCTCAATTAGTCGGTCAAGAGCTTTTAAAAGCGCATCAAAATCGTCATAAGCTCGATCTACAAGTCGAAGAAAAAGGAATTGATGGTCCTGTAACGCGTGTAGACCGTTATTTGGAACAATTGGCTATCGATACCCTACGTAAAAGCTATAAAAATCACAGCTTCCTTGGTGAAGAGTTTGGTTTCCAAGAAGGTAAAGGTCACGACGCAGATTGGTGTTGGATTATTGACCCACTTGATGGCACTTTAAACTTCATTAACGGTGTTCCTCACTTCTGTATCTCTATTGCAGTTCAACATAAAGGCATTACTCAACACGGTGTAATTTATGACCCTGTGAAAGATGAGTTGTTCTCTGCGAGTCGTGGTCGTGGTGCCATGATGAACCAACGCCGTATTCGTGTAAATGTGAAAGACAGCCTTGAAAATACATTCATGTCTGTGGGGCATGCTTATCGTGCAAAACGTAATGGTGAAGTGATTTCTTATGCAAAAAATCATTTTGAATCATTGTTAAATGTGACTGAAGCTGGTGCGCAATACCGTCGTACAGGTTCAGCGGCATTAGATTTGGCATATGTGGCAGCGGGTCGTTTCGATGCATATTTCGAACTTGGCTTAAAGCCTTGGGATATCGCAGCTGGTGAGTTGATCGTGAAAGAAGCGGGCGGTACCGTGGTTGATGCACGTGGTGGTAGCGAATCTATGGAAAATGGCCAAGTATTGGCATGTTCTATGAAGCTGTTGAAGCCTCTAATGAAAGCAGTTGTACCTGCTTGGGGTGAGGCTGCTAAGTAA
- the ribA gene encoding GTP cyclohydrolase II, whose product MPIEFVATSRLPTAFGEFNITVFQDPKTGEEHVALSKGLDQPITEPVLVRVHSECLTGDAFASLKCDCGPQLQATQKLINEAGQGVILYLRQEGRGIGLTNKIRAYALQDQGHDTVDANLMLNLPADARRYDMVSIMLNHLKIQQVRLITNNPLKIAALQEQGINVVDRVPLTVGLNPFNEEYLKTKHERMAHLYKKDDF is encoded by the coding sequence GTGCCGATTGAATTTGTTGCTACATCCCGTTTACCGACTGCTTTTGGTGAGTTTAACATCACCGTATTTCAAGATCCTAAGACCGGTGAAGAACATGTTGCACTCTCAAAAGGTCTCGATCAGCCGATCACAGAACCCGTTTTAGTCCGTGTTCATTCAGAATGTCTCACAGGCGATGCCTTTGCGTCCTTAAAGTGTGACTGTGGCCCACAATTGCAGGCCACTCAAAAACTGATTAATGAAGCTGGACAAGGGGTGATTCTGTATTTGCGTCAAGAAGGTCGTGGCATTGGTCTCACCAATAAAATTCGTGCTTATGCGCTACAAGACCAAGGGCATGACACTGTTGATGCCAATCTCATGCTCAACTTACCTGCCGATGCGCGTCGTTATGACATGGTCAGCATTATGCTGAATCATCTGAAGATTCAACAGGTGCGCTTGATTACCAATAATCCACTGAAGATTGCAGCACTGCAAGAACAAGGGATCAATGTGGTGGATCGTGTACCATTGACGGTTGGTTTAAATCCCTTCAATGAAGAATATTTAAAGACCAAACATGAGCGCATGGCGCACTTGTACAAGAAAGATGATTTTTAA
- a CDS encoding ABC transporter ATP-binding protein translates to MNNQAPLTAQALIEVKDLSFKRGERVIYDQVNLKIRQGQITGIMGPSGTGKTTLLRLIGGQLTPDQGEVLFDGQNIAKMSRKELFAARARMGMLFQSGALFTDMSVYENVAFPIRAHTKLPEHLLSEIISLKLESVGLRGAEQMMPSELSGGMNRRVALARAIALDPELIMYDEPFAGQDPIVKGVLTRLIRSLREALDLTTIIVSHDVAETLSIADYIYVVAEGKVQGEGTPEQLQANASPFVKQFLTGAVEGPVDYQFSQKAYLSTEVQA, encoded by the coding sequence ATGAATAATCAAGCGCCTCTGACTGCTCAAGCCCTCATTGAGGTCAAAGACCTGAGCTTTAAACGAGGGGAACGTGTCATTTATGATCAGGTCAATTTAAAAATTCGACAGGGTCAAATTACGGGCATTATGGGACCATCGGGTACAGGTAAAACCACTTTACTGCGTTTAATTGGCGGTCAATTGACTCCCGACCAAGGTGAAGTGCTTTTTGATGGGCAAAATATTGCGAAAATGTCACGCAAAGAGTTATTCGCTGCGCGTGCGCGTATGGGTATGCTTTTTCAAAGTGGCGCATTGTTTACCGATATGTCGGTTTATGAAAATGTGGCCTTTCCAATAAGAGCACATACCAAGCTGCCTGAGCATTTACTGTCAGAAATTATATCTTTAAAGTTAGAGTCTGTCGGCTTGCGTGGCGCAGAACAGATGATGCCTTCTGAGCTCTCAGGCGGAATGAACCGTCGCGTAGCTTTGGCACGTGCAATTGCACTGGATCCTGAGCTGATCATGTACGATGAGCCATTTGCAGGACAAGATCCAATTGTGAAAGGTGTACTTACACGTTTGATTCGATCGTTGCGAGAAGCACTTGATTTAACAACAATTATTGTTTCACATGATGTGGCTGAAACTTTATCGATTGCAGACTATATCTATGTTGTTGCTGAAGGCAAGGTGCAAGGTGAAGGCACACCTGAACAACTACAAGCGAATGCCTCTCCATTTGTTAAACAGTTTTTAACAGGTGCAGTTGAAGGGCCTGTCGATTATCAATTTAGCCAAAAGGCATATCTAAGTACTGAGGTGCAAGCATGA
- the mlaE gene encoding lipid asymmetry maintenance ABC transporter permease subunit MlaE encodes MNAIALLGRRVIERVRGIGVASLMLLQILFSMPTALGVRLFVYQMYRVGVLSLLIIVVSGLFIGAVLGLQMYSILVTFGSEAMLGTAVALTLLRELAPVVAALLFAGRAGSALTAEIGLMKATEQLSSMEMIGVDPLKRVISPRLWAGIFSLPMLSVIFAAVGIMGGKMVGVDFLGADEGSYWSGIQSSVQFYKDVLNGTIIKSFVFALICTWIAVYQGYACEPTSEGIATSTTRTVVYSSLCVLGFDFVLTAVMFGGV; translated from the coding sequence ATGAATGCGATAGCCCTCTTAGGTCGACGCGTGATTGAACGGGTTCGCGGCATTGGTGTTGCCAGCCTGATGTTATTACAAATTTTATTTTCGATGCCCACTGCTTTAGGTGTTCGGTTATTTGTTTACCAAATGTACCGTGTTGGGGTCTTATCGCTGCTCATTATTGTGGTGTCAGGGCTATTTATTGGTGCCGTACTCGGGTTACAGATGTATAGCATCTTGGTGACCTTTGGTAGTGAGGCGATGCTGGGTACAGCGGTTGCCTTAACCTTGCTTCGTGAGTTAGCACCTGTGGTTGCGGCATTGCTGTTTGCAGGTCGTGCCGGTTCTGCATTGACGGCTGAGATTGGCTTAATGAAAGCCACTGAGCAGTTGTCCAGTATGGAAATGATCGGGGTTGATCCACTTAAACGAGTAATCTCACCGCGACTTTGGGCAGGTATTTTTAGTTTGCCGATGCTGTCTGTCATCTTTGCTGCGGTCGGGATTATGGGCGGTAAAATGGTGGGTGTGGACTTCTTGGGTGCAGATGAAGGCTCTTACTGGAGTGGCATTCAAAGTAGCGTACAGTTCTATAAAGATGTCCTGAATGGCACCATCATTAAAAGTTTTGTTTTTGCTTTAATTTGTACATGGATTGCGGTATATCAAGGCTATGCCTGTGAACCGACATCTGAAGGTATTGCGACATCAACCACACGCACTGTGGTGTATTCATCGCTTTGTGTTTTAGGTTTTGATTTTGTGTTGACTGCGGTCATGTTTGGAGGTGTTTAA
- the dxs gene encoding 1-deoxy-D-xylulose-5-phosphate synthase, translating into MLYTEIPAHRPVTPLLDTIDHPQQLRLLEQSQLAQVADELRQFILYAAGQSGGHFGANLGVVELTVALHYCFNTPNDRLIWDVGHQAYPHKALTGRREQLTTIRAKDGLAAFPARDESVFDTFGVGHSSTAISAGLGMALARRYQNDPCEVVAIIGDGAMTAGMAFEAMNDAVAHDADVMVVLNDNDMSISCSTGGFAKHLASIWESGQSINISDDGEAYVQPHPEWTYNSRLHSAATDAADNVFKAIGFDYFGPFDGHDVEQLTQVFTALKKRKGPRLIHVYTKKGKGFAPAEADQIKYHAITKINATASSNTAPKYSDVFGQWLCDEAAQDERLLAITPAMCEGSGMVGFAKQYPERFFDVAIAEQHAVTLAAGMACEGLKPVVAIYSTFLQRGYDQLIHDVALQNLDVTFGIDRAGLVGEDGPTHAGAYDYAFMRTVPNLVLMAPKDENECRQMLHTAYLYNGPAAVRYPRGNGLGVEIQQQMTPMEIGQAEIVASFNDAQDDVISILAFGSRVQAAVEAAQKLAEQDLAVRVVNMRFVKPLDEKMIATLAPSTALFVTVEEHAVMAGAGSAVNEYLAQAQIVKPMLNLGLEDTFMHQATHAQMLHQAGLDAEGIESSVRQAWSKLVHVV; encoded by the coding sequence ATGTTGTATACAGAAATACCAGCTCATCGCCCTGTAACACCGTTGTTGGATACGATTGATCATCCTCAACAACTTCGCTTGCTTGAGCAAAGTCAATTAGCACAAGTGGCAGACGAGCTACGTCAATTTATTCTGTATGCCGCAGGACAAAGTGGGGGACACTTTGGTGCAAACCTTGGTGTGGTCGAGCTCACCGTGGCATTGCATTATTGTTTTAACACACCAAATGACCGCTTAATTTGGGATGTCGGTCATCAAGCCTATCCGCATAAAGCTTTGACTGGGCGTCGTGAACAGCTGACGACGATTCGTGCCAAAGATGGTTTAGCTGCCTTTCCTGCACGTGATGAATCGGTATTTGATACTTTTGGTGTTGGACATTCTTCGACCGCGATTTCAGCAGGTTTGGGGATGGCACTGGCACGTCGTTATCAAAATGATCCATGTGAAGTGGTCGCAATCATTGGCGATGGGGCGATGACTGCAGGTATGGCTTTTGAAGCCATGAACGATGCAGTCGCACATGATGCCGACGTGATGGTGGTGCTGAATGACAACGATATGTCGATTTCGTGCAGCACTGGTGGTTTTGCAAAACATCTGGCTTCGATTTGGGAAAGTGGACAGTCCATTAATATCTCAGATGATGGCGAAGCTTATGTGCAGCCACATCCTGAATGGACTTATAACTCGCGTCTGCATAGTGCAGCCACAGATGCGGCCGACAACGTTTTTAAAGCGATTGGTTTTGATTACTTTGGGCCTTTCGATGGGCACGATGTCGAGCAGTTGACACAAGTCTTTACCGCATTAAAAAAACGTAAAGGGCCACGTTTAATTCATGTCTATACCAAAAAAGGCAAAGGCTTTGCCCCAGCTGAAGCTGACCAAATTAAATATCATGCAATTACAAAAATAAATGCTACAGCATCTAGCAATACTGCACCGAAGTATTCAGATGTCTTTGGTCAGTGGTTATGTGATGAAGCCGCACAAGATGAGCGTTTGTTAGCGATTACCCCTGCCATGTGCGAAGGCTCAGGTATGGTAGGTTTTGCGAAACAGTATCCAGAGCGCTTTTTTGATGTCGCGATTGCAGAACAGCATGCTGTAACTTTGGCAGCGGGCATGGCGTGTGAAGGCCTAAAACCTGTGGTTGCAATCTACTCGACTTTCTTGCAACGTGGCTATGATCAATTGATTCATGATGTGGCCCTACAAAACCTAGATGTCACTTTTGGTATCGACCGTGCAGGCTTAGTGGGTGAAGATGGGCCGACTCATGCTGGGGCCTATGACTATGCCTTCATGCGCACCGTACCGAATTTGGTGCTTATGGCACCTAAAGACGAAAATGAATGTCGTCAAATGTTGCATACTGCTTATTTATACAATGGTCCTGCCGCAGTGCGTTACCCACGTGGTAATGGTCTCGGAGTGGAGATTCAACAACAGATGACCCCAATGGAAATTGGTCAGGCTGAAATTGTCGCGAGTTTTAATGATGCCCAAGATGACGTTATTAGCATTCTTGCCTTTGGTAGTCGTGTTCAGGCCGCAGTAGAGGCAGCACAGAAATTGGCTGAACAAGATTTAGCGGTTCGTGTGGTGAATATGCGCTTTGTGAAACCGCTTGATGAAAAGATGATAGCGACTTTAGCACCATCAACAGCTTTATTTGTCACAGTTGAAGAACATGCGGTGATGGCGGGTGCGGGCAGTGCAGTCAATGAATATTTGGCACAGGCTCAAATCGTGAAACCAATGTTAAATCTCGGTTTAGAGGATACCTTCATGCATCAAGCCACGCATGCGCAAATGTTGCATCAGGCGGGACTAGATGCGGAAGGCATTGAAAGCTCGGTGCGCCAAGCTTGGTCGAAACTTGTACATGTGGTTTAA
- a CDS encoding outer membrane lipid asymmetry maintenance protein MlaD: protein MKSRASELAVGIFVILFGIALFFIAMRVSGLVGSNLSDRYEMSATFDNVNGLKPRAKVTMSGVKIGQVDQISLDPVTRLATVSFSLDGKLTTFNAAQLKEVEKNALEELRYSSDYSAADAAQQKEMEKQLIANMKSITSIDEDAYIMVATNGLLGEKYLKIVPGGGLNYVKRGESIGNTQGTMDLEDLITKFITGGAGKSKDTSATTEQPETAETADANVSFVE from the coding sequence ATGAAATCACGTGCAAGTGAGCTGGCAGTCGGCATATTTGTCATTCTATTCGGTATCGCTTTGTTTTTTATTGCGATGCGAGTGAGTGGCTTGGTGGGATCAAATCTCAGTGATCGTTATGAAATGAGTGCAACCTTTGATAATGTAAATGGTTTAAAACCACGTGCGAAAGTGACGATGAGTGGGGTGAAAATTGGTCAAGTCGATCAAATAAGCTTAGACCCTGTGACACGTTTAGCGACGGTTTCTTTTTCTTTAGATGGTAAATTAACGACCTTTAATGCAGCACAACTCAAAGAAGTTGAAAAGAATGCACTTGAAGAGCTTCGTTATAGTAGTGACTATAGCGCTGCGGATGCTGCGCAACAAAAAGAAATGGAAAAGCAACTTATTGCGAACATGAAGTCCATCACCAGCATTGATGAAGATGCTTATATTATGGTGGCAACCAATGGTCTACTCGGTGAGAAGTACTTGAAAATTGTTCCAGGGGGCGGTTTGAACTACGTTAAACGTGGTGAAAGCATTGGCAATACCCAAGGCACAATGGACCTAGAAGACTTAATTACTAAATTTATTACGGGCGGTGCAGGTAAATCGAAAGATACCTCAGCAACAACTGAGCAACCTGAAACCGCTGAAACAGCAGATGCCAACGTGTCATTTGTTGAATGA
- a CDS encoding MlaC/ttg2D family ABC transporter substrate-binding protein, producing MNTLLKQTLTASILTTMFAGTAFAAPSEAPPAFVKKVADGLIARLKADHAKLQNNPAAVKTIVRQNLDPYVDSQAFSRIVMGTYATNQYSTAAQRAKFENNFRETLIENYGSAFAKFSNQTYTIRPYKETNSKNPVVTIDFNNKGEKIPVSFQLADKGNQWKIRNINVSGIDLGLQFRNQFAATVKRNGGDLDKAIANFQPDAEAAVEKKK from the coding sequence GTGAATACTTTATTGAAACAAACACTGACAGCTAGCATTTTAACTACAATGTTTGCGGGTACTGCTTTTGCAGCACCAAGTGAAGCACCACCTGCTTTTGTTAAAAAAGTGGCAGATGGCTTGATTGCCCGTTTAAAAGCAGATCATGCCAAGCTCCAAAACAACCCAGCTGCAGTGAAAACGATTGTTCGTCAAAACTTAGACCCATATGTGGATTCACAAGCATTTTCTCGTATTGTGATGGGGACTTATGCAACCAACCAATACAGTACAGCAGCACAACGCGCGAAATTTGAAAACAATTTCCGTGAAACACTAATTGAAAACTACGGTTCTGCATTTGCGAAGTTTAGTAATCAGACATATACCATCCGTCCGTATAAAGAAACCAATAGCAAGAACCCTGTGGTGACGATCGACTTTAATAACAAAGGCGAGAAGATTCCTGTATCTTTCCAGTTGGCGGATAAAGGCAACCAATGGAAAATCCGTAATATCAATGTGTCGGGTATCGACCTTGGTTTACAGTTCCGTAATCAGTTCGCGGCAACGGTTAAACGTAATGGCGGCGACCTAGATAAAGCGATTGCAAACTTCCAACCTGATGCAGAAGCAGCGGTTGAAAAGAAAAAATAA
- a CDS encoding DEAD/DEAH box helicase: MSKTFAEFPLHESLQQALQSLGFTSPTPVQEQSIPAALDGKDLLVSSQTGSGKTAAFLLPTLNALAGQETFVPFKERMKAITQPNILVLCPTRELAQQVSQDAIGFVRHMKGARIAAIMGGMPFGKQIQQLKGAQVVVATPGRLLDLVNRRQIKLDLVDALIVDEADRMLDLGFSEDLEAISDLAANRKQTLMFSATFAPRIITLAERMMNDPERIAIETGHSTNTDITQTLHWTDGFEHKKKLLTHWLSEEDLDQAVVFASTQEDTDMLAEELAEAGHSVVALHGAMPQTVRNRRLRSIREGRAKILVATDVAARGLDVPTISHVINFGLPMKNEDYVHRIGRTGRAGRTGKAITLATYRERGKIRALEDYLDARLEVSEIEGLEPSPPPARSGRDGGRGRNGGGRRDGGRGGFGGGRRFEGESNFKRREGSRDGERRSFGGEDRPRREFNNDRPRREGGFEDRPRREFNNDRPRREGGFEDRPRREFNNDRPRREGGFEDRPRREFNNDRPRREGGFNDKPRFDSNDDNRGNRVDYKPRREGSFGDRPKRDFGDRPQRREGGFGDRPKRDFGDRPQRSFGDDRPKRTFGGEDRPKREFNSDRPRTEGGFDRPRRKFND, encoded by the coding sequence ATGAGCAAGACTTTTGCTGAATTTCCTTTACACGAATCGTTACAACAAGCTCTACAAAGCCTAGGATTTACGTCCCCTACGCCAGTTCAGGAACAATCTATTCCTGCAGCTTTAGACGGTAAAGACCTTTTAGTATCGAGCCAAACTGGTTCAGGTAAAACTGCAGCGTTTTTATTACCAACGTTAAATGCACTTGCAGGTCAAGAAACTTTCGTTCCGTTCAAAGAACGTATGAAAGCAATTACTCAACCGAATATTCTGGTTCTTTGCCCAACACGTGAGTTGGCACAACAGGTCAGCCAAGACGCAATTGGATTTGTTCGCCACATGAAAGGCGCACGTATTGCAGCGATCATGGGTGGTATGCCATTTGGTAAACAAATCCAACAGTTAAAGGGCGCGCAAGTTGTTGTTGCAACACCAGGTCGTTTACTTGACCTTGTGAACCGTCGTCAAATCAAACTTGATTTGGTTGATGCTTTAATTGTGGACGAAGCAGACCGTATGCTTGACCTAGGTTTCTCTGAAGACTTAGAAGCGATTAGTGACCTTGCTGCAAACCGTAAACAAACTTTAATGTTCTCTGCAACATTTGCACCACGTATCATCACACTTGCTGAACGCATGATGAATGATCCTGAACGTATTGCAATTGAAACAGGTCATTCTACAAATACAGACATCACTCAGACTTTACACTGGACTGATGGTTTCGAGCACAAGAAAAAACTTTTAACTCACTGGTTGAGCGAAGAAGATCTTGATCAAGCAGTTGTTTTCGCGTCTACACAAGAAGACACAGACATGCTTGCTGAAGAATTAGCTGAAGCAGGTCACTCAGTGGTTGCACTTCACGGTGCAATGCCACAAACCGTACGTAACCGTCGTTTACGTAGCATCCGCGAAGGTCGTGCAAAAATCTTGGTTGCAACTGATGTTGCTGCACGTGGTTTAGACGTACCAACAATTTCACACGTCATTAACTTCGGGCTTCCAATGAAGAATGAGGACTATGTACACCGTATTGGTCGTACAGGTCGTGCGGGTCGTACTGGTAAAGCAATTACTTTAGCAACTTACCGTGAACGCGGTAAAATCCGTGCTTTAGAAGACTACTTAGATGCACGTTTAGAAGTATCTGAAATTGAAGGTTTAGAGCCATCTCCACCTCCAGCACGTTCTGGTCGTGATGGTGGTCGTGGTCGCAATGGCGGTGGTCGTCGTGATGGCGGTCGTGGCGGGTTTGGTGGCGGTCGTCGTTTTGAAGGCGAAAGCAACTTTAAACGTCGTGAAGGTAGTCGTGATGGCGAACGCCGTTCATTCGGTGGTGAAGATCGTCCACGTCGCGAATTTAACAATGATCGTCCACGTCGTGAAGGTGGTTTTGAAGACCGTCCACGTCGCGAATTTAACAACGATCGTCCACGTCGTGAAGGTGGTTTTGAAGATCGTCCACGTCGCGAATTTAACAATGATCGTCCACGTCGTGAAGGTGGTTTCGAAGACCGTCCACGTCGCGAATTTAACAACGATCGCCCGCGTCGCGAAGGTGGTTTCAACGATAAGCCGCGTTTTGACTCAAATGATGACAACCGCGGTAATCGTGTAGACTACAAACCACGTCGTGAAGGTTCTTTTGGTGACCGTCCAAAACGTGATTTTGGTGATCGTCCACAACGTCGCGAAGGTGGTTTTGGCGACCGTCCAAAGCGTGATTTTGGTGATCGTCCACAACGTTCTTTCGGTGATGACCGTCCTAAGCGTACTTTTGGTGGCGAAGACCGTCCTAAGCGTGAATTTAACTCAGATCGTCCACGCACTGAAGGTGGTTTTGACCGTCCACGTCGTAAGTTTAACGACTAA
- the hemN gene encoding oxygen-independent coproporphyrinogen III oxidase — MRDSLIQKYNVPGPRYTSYPTVPYWEEAQFSLEQWKQTLKTSFVESNSTEGISLYIHLPFCESLCTFCGCHKRVTKKHEMEQPYIQAVLKEWSLYCDLLEDKPRIKEIHLGGGTPTFFSPAHLTQLIEGILAQAEIAEQYEFSFEGHPNNTTRAHLQALYDLGFRRVSYGVQDYNETVQKAIHRIQPFEHVEQVTQWAREIGYSSISHDLVFGLPFQNLDDVLNTIDQTNRLRPDRLAFYSYAHVPWIKGNGQRGFKDHDVPKDEIKRQCYEEGKNKLLAQGYHEIGMDHFALESDAMYQSFQAGTLHRNFMGYTASKTQVMIGLGLSSISDSWYSFAQNEKKLEDYYARLENNEIPVYRGHILSAEDLMIRRHILNLMCGFQTSWAEPEMQFPELVEVLGQLEEMQDDGLLEIKPQSIRVTEQGKAFVRNICMAFDLHLKRRRPESRIFSMTI, encoded by the coding sequence ATGCGCGATTCATTGATTCAAAAATACAATGTTCCTGGTCCACGTTATACCAGTTATCCAACGGTGCCGTATTGGGAAGAGGCGCAGTTTTCCTTAGAGCAATGGAAACAGACGCTGAAAACATCGTTTGTTGAATCGAATTCGACTGAAGGCATCAGTCTGTATATTCATCTGCCTTTTTGCGAAAGTCTCTGTACTTTTTGTGGCTGCCATAAACGTGTGACTAAAAAGCATGAGATGGAGCAGCCTTATATTCAGGCGGTTTTAAAGGAATGGTCGCTGTATTGTGACTTGCTTGAAGACAAACCGCGCATTAAAGAAATTCATTTGGGTGGAGGGACGCCCACTTTCTTTTCTCCAGCGCATTTAACTCAATTGATTGAAGGTATTCTTGCGCAAGCAGAGATTGCTGAACAATATGAGTTTAGCTTTGAAGGGCATCCCAACAATACCACACGGGCGCATTTGCAAGCCTTGTATGACCTAGGCTTTCGCCGTGTCAGTTATGGGGTGCAGGATTATAATGAAACGGTTCAAAAAGCCATTCATCGGATACAGCCTTTTGAACATGTCGAGCAAGTGACGCAGTGGGCACGTGAAATAGGCTATAGCTCAATTTCACATGATTTGGTCTTTGGTTTACCTTTTCAAAACTTAGATGATGTCCTCAACACCATTGATCAAACCAATCGTTTACGTCCAGACCGTTTGGCCTTTTATAGTTATGCGCATGTGCCTTGGATTAAGGGCAATGGACAGCGTGGTTTTAAAGACCATGATGTGCCGAAAGACGAAATAAAACGCCAGTGCTATGAAGAAGGAAAGAATAAATTACTGGCACAGGGATATCATGAAATTGGCATGGATCACTTTGCTTTAGAAAGTGATGCGATGTACCAATCATTTCAGGCAGGCACTTTGCATCGCAATTTTATGGGCTACACCGCTTCGAAAACCCAAGTGATGATTGGTTTAGGGCTTTCCTCAATCAGCGACAGTTGGTATAGCTTTGCGCAAAATGAAAAAAAACTCGAAGATTATTATGCGAGACTCGAAAACAATGAAATTCCTGTCTATCGTGGGCATATTTTAAGTGCCGAAGATCTGATGATTCGTCGTCATATTTTAAATTTGATGTGTGGCTTTCAAACGTCGTGGGCAGAACCAGAGATGCAATTTCCAGAATTGGTTGAGGTCTTGGGACAACTGGAAGAAATGCAGGACGATGGTTTATTAGAGATTAAGCCACAAAGTATACGGGTGACTGAGCAAGGCAAAGCCTTTGTACGCAATATTTGTATGGCGTTTGATTTGCATTTAAAACGCCGCCGACCCGAGAGTCGTATTTTCTCCATGACCATCTAA